The stretch of DNA GGGAGTTGATAGAGAGGCACCATACCATCTTCGCTTTCGACATACAACGCCGCTGCAGTGAGGAGATCTGCCGCTGTGGTTTCTGGATCGAGATCGCCAAAGAGAAAACTGGGTTTCTGTCGCCCCACAAAGGCGATCGCACAGGGGTTATCACAGATACACAGGCAACTGGTGGTTTTGAGACTGAGTTGATCCCGGTAAGGCCACCGTTGATGCAGTGCTTGAAGTGCGGCCAAAAGATCGGCCCCAGTCAAGCAGTTTGCATTTTCGTCTGTGGGGTGATCGATTGCAGCGGTTGGCCAAGTGCAGGCTTCACAGACAATTAATTGATGGAGAGCAGCGGCAGTCATAATTTAGTAGTTTCCGTTGTTGTTTCTGTAAAAAAATCAGTTAAGTGGGTAAATAAATCATCCAAAATTGCCTCTGCAGCCACCGGCCCACTCCCAATCCAATAACTTGGCACTTGATAGACTTGCCCTTTTTGTACCGCTTGCAGTTGGTTCCAGAGGGGATTTTTTTGGAGGTCGGCTAATTTTTCCTGGGCTTCAGCGTTGGCAGTGGCGGTATTTTCCCCTGTCCAAACAAAGATCACATCGCCATCTACCTCGGACAGTAGCTCTTCGCTTAAGACGGCTTGGATTGGGTTACCAAACTGGGCTTGGGCTGTTTCGGCATCGACGGCCTGGGCTGGGGGGCGGCTTAACCCCACATCCTGGAGGATCGTGCCACAAAACGAATCTTGTAAATACATAGTGATGCTGTCGGGATAAAGACGGATCACGGAAATCTGGAGATCCTGGCGGCGATCGCCCAAACGATTTTGTAACTCTTGGACACGCTGGTTGTAAGCAGCGAGTTTTTCGGCGACCACATCGGTTTTTCCCAGAGCTTCTCCAAAATTCTGAAAGATCGGCTTCCAAAGGCCACTATGCTCAAAATTCAATAAAAAAGTCGGCGCAATTTGACTGAGTTGGGGATAGATCGCCCCGTGGAAATCTAAACCGACCAACAAATCTGGGTCAAGCTTGAGAATTTCCTCTAAACTCGGTTCGCCGCTTTGACCAATATTGGCCACGTCGGTTTGGAGGGCAGGCAACGCTGTCTGAAAATTGCTCAGGGTCGTGCCGACGGGTTGGAGATCGGCGGCGATCGCATATTCAAATGACACGGAATCTAACGTCACCAATCGCTCGAAAGTTTTGGGGATACAAGTTTCCCCCGCACTGTGGCTCACCGTCACACAGTCAGCAGTTACGTCCTGGGATGGGGGAGGCGAAGGTTGACAGGCCACCACCAGGCAAAGGCTTACCAGTCCAATCAGCCAGAGTTTTAGCCAACCTTGTATCCTACGCCCCAAGTACCATCCTTGCATGTCCCAAACCTCCTAATTGATGTTTTAAAAATCCACCGCGAATTTAGCCGTCACCGCAAAGGGCGCACCGGGAGTCGCAAATTGGAATTCATCGGCAGCGGTGAAGTATTCCGTGTCAAACAAATTTTCAAAGTTCAACTGAGCGCGCCAATTGTCCCGCCGGTAATAGATCGCGGCATCGGTGCGGAAATAACTGGGCAAGGTGAATTCATTGTCGATGTTGCCGGGGCGATCGCCGACGTAGAAAAAGCCCAGACCAAAGCCCAAACCCTCTAGGGCTCCCTGTTGGATATCGTAGGTCGTCCAGAGGCTAAACTGATTTTGGGGCACATTCGGTAGCTGGTTACCTTCAATGTCAGGGTTAATATCTTCTTTGCTGACAAAGGCATCTAGCAATGTGTAGGCCGCCGTCACATTCCAACCAGGGGTTAAGGCTCCATTGAGGTTAAACTCTAAACCGCGACTGGTTTGTTCCCCCGTCTGGAAGCCATTGAAAGCACCATCCCGGACAATGACATTCTGTTTGCGGATATCAAAGGCGGCGGCGGTAAAACTAAGGCGATCGCTTAAGTCTGCTTTAACCCCCACTTCCCATTGGCGGCCCCGTTCCGGCTCAAAATTCATTCCATCAGGATCACGGGAAGTGCCAAAGGTTGGTTCAAAGGATTTGCTGTAGGAAGCATATAGAGAAATAGGTTCGATGGGCTGGTACACCACACCCAAACGAGGGGATAGGGCCTCATCGCTTTGGAAAAATTCATTACGGGGGCCGCCCAGGTCTTGGGTTGACCGGAGCTGCTCCACAAAATCGTAGCGCAGACCCGCTAGGGCTTTAAATTGGGGCGAAAATTCGATTTGATCTTGGATGTAAACCCCCACCGTTTTGATGGTGTCATCCCGGAAAAATTCTGGGGCGATCGCATAGGGAACCCCCGTATATACCGGATCAAAAACATTAATCGGTGTGTAGTCATTACTAAACTGAAACTCCGGCTGTTCTAAAGTGTTGCGATATTCAACACCCCCTAAAACCTGGTGTTTGATGCCGCCCGTTTCAAACTTGGCGATCGCCTCGATATTCGTAAAAAAGCGTTGGTAAGATCCCCCCGCAAAATATTCCAGTCGATCAACATTGCCAGTTGTTTCATCAAAAAAGGTATAAAGGGGTGCATAACGGCGCGGTCGGTATTGCAAAAACTGGAGCTGATGTTTTAATGAGAAGTTCTCGTTGACCTCGTGGTTAAGGTCATAGCCGAGATTAAATCGTTTCTCAGAAAACTCCCCAAAATCTTCTCCCACAAAACGACTGCGGGGTACATCCACTGGCCCAGATGCCGTAAAAGGAATCCCTTCATCAATGGTTTCGCGGGTATAGGCATACTGACCATAGACATCCAGGGAAGTGGCTTCACTCAGATCAAAACTCAATCGAGGCGAGACCACCACCCGTTCCCCATCAACTAAATCCCGGAAACTGCCGAAATTGCTATAACTAAAATTCAAACGATACCGGGCTGCACCGTTCTCTGTGAGGGCATCGGACAGATCAAGATTGCCCCGATAATTCGCAAAGCTACCGATGGCTGCATCAATGCCAAAGAAAGGTTCTGCGAGGGGTTCTTTCGAAACGAGGTTGATTACCCCACCGGGATCTCCCTGGCCAAAGAGAACGGAGGCTGGCCCCTTAAGCACTTCTACCCGTTCAATATCATTCGTATCCAGGGCCGCCAGGGAAAAGGTTTCAATACCATCGAGGAAAACGGATTCTTCCGCCGCGAAACCACGAATCAAAAAACCAGGCCCAAAAACACTGGTTCCCCGGCCACCACTAGAAACAATACTCCCACTGGTTTCGAGGGCTTCGCCTAATTCGGTGACGTTACGATCCTGGAGCACCGCCTGGGGAATCACCTCGACGGATTGGGGAATATCCCGTAAGTCTGTTTCTAAACCGGTGGCGGTGGTGGCACTGCGGGGATTGTAAGGTTGTTCCGCATCGGTGACCACCAGTTCAAAGGCTTCAATGTTATCTTCGTCGGTGCTCACAAGAACGGGTTCAATATTTAGGGTCAAACCTGTAGCTGTAGTAATCAGTTGGGTTTGGATTTGGCGATCGCCATTGCGGATCAAAATTTGGACACTATTGTCAGCTTGATTGCGAATTTCAATCTGTTCCAAACCGGATTCCGGCGCAAATTCCTGGAGTACCTCTGCTTGGGTCACATTGGCATTGGGAATCGTGATTTCCGTTGTTGCCGCCCTTTGGATCACTGTGGCATTTTCTAGGGGAGCCGTTGCCGTGAACTGTAGCTCAACCTGGTCGCCTTCGGTGGCGATCGCCACATCTGTGATGATCGTCGTCGCCTGGGTCAGTGTCATGGGAGCAGAGACTGCCGTTGCGTCAGAGGGTTGAGGCGATGCCGCCACAGCGGACAATTCTTGGGCGGCCCAGAAAAGAGCGACACCGCCCGTAAAACCTAATAATCGATACCAATAGTGCATAAACTCACTCCCACAACACAAACACTTACTTCAAAAAGTTCTTAATAACGTACTGAATTATTCCGCCTTACACCGCCGAAAATGATCCAAAGCCGGAGTTTTTGCGATCGCCTGCGGGAGTTTTTTGGGATCACGGGCTGCAAATCCATGGGTTTTGTCTAGAATTTAAGGCTGACTACAACAAGAATTTGGCCGAAAAATTCCATCCAATACACCTTAATAAATTGATTACTATAGTTTTCTTTGGCGGGCATAAAGACTCGGATTTATGCCAAATTTACGCCGAAAAGCAGCGGCAAAATGACCCCGATTTGCAAACCCGACCGCCGATGCTGCTCCCGTCACCGTCATCTCACCAGATTCTAAAAGTTGTCGCGATCGCTCAATTCGTTGATCATGGAGATAGCCAAATACCGTCGTTTTAAAAACCTGCCGAAAACCCACCTTTAATTTGTGATCATTAATCCCAATTTCCCGCGCCAACTCCATCAGGGAAGGGGGATTTACCAACCGTTCCTGGAGAATTTTTCCGGCGTAGTGAATCCGCTCTAGATCATCTGCCTTTAACGAGTAGTCGGCAAAAGGAATCGCCGTTGCGGCCTGGGTGAGATCTTCCAAAATAAGGGCAGTCAACTCCCAAATCTTACTTTCTAAATACAATCGCTGGGTTAGACCTTCAAATGGACATTGGGTAATTTGTTGGATGACCATTTGCATCGCTGCGGTTTGTTTACGGGAAACTTCATAATATTTTTCTTCCGGCGATCGCAGTATTTTTTTTAGACAAGGACAATCCCCTTCTACATCCCCTGACCAAGCACGAAGTAACGGTGCTTCCATATGAATATTAATACTCGAAATAGTTGTATCCCGATGATGGGTATAGGTTTCTACGGGTGCTAAACCAGTGCCATATAAAGCATAGCGATGTTCAGTTTTACCAGAATGGTGAATTGTTTCAAAATTATATTCAATGGGATGGAATCGTTCGTTATGTTTTAAGGCAATTGTTTCGGTTAAAGCAACATTTTCAACTGCCAAATCTAATTCTTCTCGCAAATGATATTCTCGCAATAATCCTTGACCCCATAGGCTGGGAAATGCATAACTAGCTGTAGCTCCCTGGGAGTTTGGTATGCGCTGAAACAAATCCCAATATTCTGCTTGAGAAAGGGTAATGGTCATTAGGATGAAGAATAAACAAGTTAAACCGAGGCAGAATCAGTCTACCTCAATTACTAATTATTCTCAATTGTTTGTTTTTTTAGGGCTGCTCTAGGGTCTGGTTCAAGCTCAATAAACGAGCATAGTAGAAATCGGGATTGACGATGAGATCTTGGCGATCGCCCTAGTCAGATCTTGCAAAAGTAGCTCCGTACCACAATTGTCATCGTTCTTTGTTCCCGGTCAGCAGCAGGGCTAAGACAAGCAAGAATATTTTGTTCTGTTAGGTGGGGGAAATCGTGAAGGATTTCTTGTTGAGTCACGCCAGATGCCAAAGACAGTAATACCCATGCTCCGGACACGGGCTTTACCACTGTGTTTACCTAGCTCTAGGGGATGATGTCTTGGTCGTTCATTTCGATTGAGAATGGCACTATGCCGTTGTTGATGAAGATTCTTGCCGTCGATAAAAGCGTATCTGTAAACCATCTTTCGGCAATGGCGTCGGAATCACTTGCATCGATAGGTCTTGGTCAGGTAATAACTCCCAGTCATAATCACGGGCAAGCATAGATGCCAAAATTTTTGCTTCTAGACGGGCAAACTCTTTGCCAATACATTCCCGCATACCGCCGCCGAAGGGAATAAAGCCAAACTTTTTCTGTTTATCTGCCAGACGTTCCGGTGAAAAACGCTCCGGGTCAAATTTTTCGTGGTCAGGATATAAGGCTTCGTCCTTATGGGTTTGGGCAATTTGATACTGAACCGCCCAACCTTGAGGAATTTGGAAATTTTTGTACTCGAAGGTGTTGATTACTTCCCGGAAACCACCGCCCACTGGGGGGACAAGACGTAAAACCTCTTTGAAAACTTGATCCAGATACGTCATCTGTTGAAGCACTGCCATATCTAACCCATTGCCAATGTCCAAGGCGTCTTGTTCTGCACGGATTTTTTCAAAAACGTCGCGATGCTGTCCGACCAATAATCCAAAAGACACCAGAGACGAAGTAAGGGTTTCGTGACCAGCAAACAATAGCAGCAGAATTTGATCCTTCAGTTCATCGATGGAAAGGGAATTACCGTCTTCATCCTTCGCCCGAATCAGTAGGTCAAGGGCATCGGTGGGTTCTGCATTGGCATCGTAGGTTTTCAGGCGATCGCCAATGATCATTTCTAACTCACGCAGCAGTTTTCGCCGACACTTCATCGCCTTACCGAAGGCCGTCCAGGGAAGATTAATCGGTAGGGAAAATAATCCTTTAACCCATTCCTCAAATAGATTCGCTAAAGGCGTTTCCGCACCGCCATCTTTGCCAATAAATAAGGTGCTAGCGACATCAAACGTATACTTGCGGAGTTCGTCGTACCAAGCAAATTCCTGTTTTTGCTCCCATTGAGTGAGATAACGCTGGGTAATTTTTTCGATGGTGGGAATATAACTTTCTAGGGCGCGGGGCTGAAATGCTTGAAAGATAATGCGCCGCCGGGAACTATGAATACCGCCTTCCTGGGTAGCGAGGGAATCCGCACCGAGGAGAATCCGGGTACTTTTTGGCCAGGTTGCCTTGACGTATTTATTTTCGTTGCGGAATAAGACCTCATTGGCCTCTGCCCCAACCATTACTACCGTAGGCTTTGTGAAAATACTGGTTTTGAAAACATCGCCATACTTCTCCAATCGCTTTTTTTGAAAATTACGGTCTGTAAAAAATTCAATGGTTTCGCCAATGACAGGCAAACCGAATTTTCCGGGAGGTAAGGGCAGTTCACTGGGGGAAGTCATGGGCGATCGCCGAAGAGTCGTATATTTATCAAGCCACTAGGTAAGGTAACAAATTGCCCTGTAGTTGTAAATTTTCAGATCAAACAGCAGATCTTCCGTCTTCATCGGCCTTATTTGTTCTACGGGCCGCACCTACCAACACCTTCAAATCAGTTCATTGCCGTCTCCGAGATTTCCCCATGGGAGCACGCCTGAAAATTTGTTGCCATCAGCAATTTAACGCTGGAACTCACGATAGCCTATAACTAAGCATAACTGTCTAACTGTAATACAAGGTATTTGCCATGACGTTTCTGATTGGTCAACTAGATAATCTGGACTATGATGCAGCCGAATCTATCCTGGAAGACTACATCATTGAAGCAATTCAGAATTTTGTTAACTCTGAAACTGGGCAAGAGTACCTCGACAACCATCCCATAGGAGGCTTCTGGACGGGCACATTTATCGAGATGGCTTACATTTATGGCGGCTATACCCTCTCGAAAATGACCAAGGGTAACGCTCAGGAAGTAATGGAGTATATCTTGCCCCGTAAACTCACCCTGCTCGATCCTGGGGATACGGATGATGCCATTGACGAACTAATAGCATTTTGGACTTATCTCCACAAAGCATATAAGTTGCGCAGCGCTAATGCCATTATCAAATACCTGCACTCTATCAAAGACCAATTTCCCCGATGGATGTTTGATCCGGAGCGGGGCGGCATGGCCAAAAACTTCACGATACAGGGTATGGAAGCTGGCTATGACATGACTACCCAACAAGGTTTACAGGCATTTCAAGCAGAATACAACCAGAACCTGTCAAAACGACCTCCATCTACCCCAGCAGATATAAAGGCTGTCCTTGAGGAACTGGATCAGGCAATGTTGCTAGAGGGAGAACAGATCGATATGGAAGAACTGGTCACCCGGTTTTTGGGAGCCTTGACAGAATTAGAACCCGAGGCGATTGAGGACATAATATCCATGCTAGAAGCGGAAATTGGAGTAGAACCAATGTCCTCAGCATCCCCAAGTGAAGCCCTGGGTAATATGCGGCGCAGCTTGATACGAGAAAGCTTAGAAACTGAGTTTTCTCCCCTTTCGGCAGAAGAAAAGAATATTCTCCAGAACCAAGCCATTAGCGCAACGGAACCCGGCACGATTCTGAAGGACTTTCAGACCACACTAGATTTTATTAGCGAGGGAGTTCCTGTCAGCAGCAAACTCAAACAGCTATCGGCAAAATTTGTGATCGACTTGAATAGCCGTTTGAGCCATCCTATTGATTCGGATCTGAAGCGCCCCGTGCAGAAGTCTTATCCCAATATTCACGGGCTTTATCTGTTGCTGCGGGCTACCGGCATTGCCAAGATCGATGCTAGGGGCAAGAAGCTACAGACGGTTTTAAATCCTGATGTGTATGCTTCATGGCAAAAACTCAACGCCACAGAAAAATATTTCACCTTACTGGAAGCTTGGCTCGTCCGAAGTCATCCCAAAATGCTGGGAAATGAACGTTCAGGCCCCTTGACCATGGGCGATCGCCTGATCAGTAGCTGGTCAAAATTAGCTCAACAAGAATCGGTTACGTTTAAAGAGGCAAAAGACTATGACTTTCTCAGTTACTACTCAGGCTTCGAGAATATATTTCTGATGGAAATGTTTGGTCTGCTTAACCTCACCCTTAGCAAGCCAGCAAAAGGTCAAGGCTGGCAGATGAAAAAGTTGCAGCCCGACCCCTTAGGTTATGCCCTGGTGAAAGTGTTCTGTAGTGCTTGCATAAACGCGGATTTGCAATGGGACTCCCAGAATGACGCAACTCTGCCTTTTGGAGAACTACAACCCGCACTGCAGAGCTATTTCCCGGAATGGCAGCAAACTTTATCCTGGTAGCGATCGCCAAAATTCCCTAACAAAGCATCTTTCCTTAAGCAGAAATATCTGAGACCAGCATTTCTGCTTACATGACCCGTTTAATGCTGAGGCGTTTGACCACCTAAGTATTTAAAGCTCTGATGCTTTTTAGGGCCGCTATAGAGTCTGGTTCAAGCCCAATAGACGGGCATAGTGGGAATCGGGATTGGCGGCGAGATTTTGGCGATCGCCATATTCGAGACATTGACCCTGGTTCAGGATCAAAATTTTGTCCACTTGGGCCACGGTTTCGAGACGATGGGCAATGATAATGCCGGTACGACCTTTTAACAAACGTCGAATTGCCCGTTCCAAGAGCTTCTCCGTCATCGGATCAAGACGGGAGGAGACTTCATCTAAAATGACCAAGCGCGGATCCCGCAGAAATACCCTTGCCAAGGCCAAGAGTTGTGCCTCACCAGCAGAAAGGGTGCTGCTATCGGCCCCAAGTTCTGTGTCTAGACCCTGGGGTAACTTCGCGAACCAAGGGCCGAGGCCCAACTCCTCAAGGGTAGTAAAAATGTCTTGATCGTCGATGTGGGGATTAAAGAAGGTTAAATTTTGACGCACTGTTGCCTGAAAAAGCTGGACATCCTGGGTGACAAAACCGATCTGTTGGGTGAGCTGTTGGGCACAGAGGTGGTTAAGATCAACCCCACCGAGACAAATTTGGCCCCGTTCGATGGTGTGAAGCCGCAACAGCAGGCGCATTAGGGTACTTTTACCGCTCCCGGTGTGGCCCAAAAGACCGAGCACCTGGCCTGGGGGTAACTGAAACGATAAATCTCGCAGGGCATAATCCCCCGTGGAATAACGGAACCAAACCCCCTGGAATTCGACGCTAGGGGCCGCATTGGATAGGGCAATGATGGTGCTGGGTGGCTTGGGTTGGGGCTGTTGCAGTAGAGTTTGGATGCGCTGGAGACTGGCGATCGCCTGTTGAAATTGTTCTAATTCTTCCCGAATCCGCTCAATGGGTTCCTGGAGGAGCGACGCATAGTAATAAAGGAGATAAATGGTACCGATGGTGATCGCCTGCTGTGACCAAAGGTAAGTACCGATACCCAAAGCGAGAACATTGCCCCCCGTAAACAAACCCACTGTACCGCCCCAAAGGAGGGTACTTGTCCAGCGGGCGCGGTGATAGGTACGTCGCCACCGACGAATGAAACGATAAAAACGTTGGCGCACATAGTCCGTCGCCCCATTTGCTTGGAGGTCGGCTAATCCCCCTAAGTATTCTGCGACCATGCCATAAAATTCGGCGCTGGCTTGGCGATATTGACCCCAGGGGCCAATGGCCACCCGTTGCAGAAGACCTAAAATTCCTAATACCCCCAGGGAAAACAAACTCAGACTTATCCCAGCTAAAGCGTTTTCCCACCACACAACACTGAGAATTCCAACCACCAACAGACCATTGCCCAGCACTTGCAACACAAATTGCGAGAAAAAATGGGAGAGTTGTTCGACATCACCATCGACTTGTTCGACGAGGCTACCGGGGGAATAGCGACGGTGGAAATCAAGATCGAGCTTGAGGCAATGTTCCACCAAGTTCAGACGCAGACGATTTGTCACCTTCCAGGCAATGGTTTCACTGTAATAGGTAGAGGCGATCGCCAAAAGTTGTTGCACCACCGTAAAACCAATAAAAGTCAGGGCGGCCCCCAAAAGAAGTCGTTGGGAACCCCCATCCACTGCCGTATCAATGAAAAAGCGAATAATTTGTGGGTTCACAACCTGTAAACCAATGCTCCCCAATAGGGCGATCGCCAAGACGAACAGGGGCGTTTGCTGGGATTTGAGATAGGTTCTGAGAAATTGGTAACTGGTGGCGGTGTTCATTGTTTAAGTCGATCCAGGCAACGCAAATCGTTTCGAGTTCATCGCAGCATCATTCTGTGGCGATCGCCCCAAAGTGTAAATAGTTTCTCCAAAATTGTCCAATGGCAACACCCTCACAAGATACAGTGTTGAGAAAACTGTCCTTCTATCGGGTGCAATCAAGCAGTGAAGCATGAATATAACCTGCCTGGGGGCCACCGAGGGTAAAGGTAACAAAATACCAATCCGTTAAATTATTGACATTTTCACCCATCACCTTCTCCTCAACCCTTACCTTTGCATCTCGCGCGAGTTCTTGGACAATCATAGAATCGGTAGACGGTTCTACTCGAACGCGGCCTAGACCTCCATCTGCGGAAACATTAATTGCACACCAGGTTGGCAGATTAGCGGGTAAGAGAGATTGGATCGTTGACGGTACAACCGCGTCAGTGTCGATAAAGACGGAATAATCGACCAAAATAGGTAGACCCTGGCCATAGGCCAAATAGCCCTCTAGGCTTTTCGCTAAATCATAGAGACGTTGGTGTTCTGTCACGCGAACACAGCCATGGCCATTGGGATCAATGAAGCCGTTATGTTGCAGAGGGCCTTCTCCCCAGATAGGGGCATGGAGCGCAAAGCCACGATGGATCTGCATAAAGTTCTGGATTCCCAAGGATGTCCTTTTTTGTAGACCATGGATGTTAAAGTGAGCCCCCATCACATTACCAAATTGCTGTTTGGTTTGCCTTGCAAGCTGTACTGTTTCTGGTGCCCAGGAAATGAGTCCCAGTTCAAAAACCACCTCGCTGCCCCCATAATCTCTGGTCACTTTGCCATGCATTCGACCAGCGGCATCTTTATAAAATTTAATGTAGTAAATATCTTCTGCTTTTGCACCCATTTTTTGCAGACGGGTTTGCCAATCAGCTTGACCCCCTAATAATTTCCTTAGAAGACGTTTCGGTTGTTTCTGAGAGCTTTAAATTTGGGGACGCGTTTTCCTGGGGCAATCTATGATGACAACTCGCTAAAACGTATAGACAGCCGCATAGAAAAATCAATCTAGACAACCGATGGTTTGTGGCACTCATAACTCTATTTTAAATGCCATCTATGGGATCCAAAATATCGCTTTGGACTTCGGGATTCGCTTTAGGATAATTGTGTCGTTGAAATGACCCAGCCATAGGCAACAACGACAACTAGGAGCAATCCGTAAACGAGCTCTTTTTGATCACGAAACCACCCTTGCAGCATATTTTTGAAACTGCGTAGGCTGCGGCGTCGCTCATCGCCTAACTCTCGCATTAGTCTGGCTACTTCTGCATCAACTTCTTGTAGCGAAATTTCTCCCTGTCGATACCGTGCTTCCAGGGCATCTAGTTTGCGCCAGTATTCTTGGGTGGCATTGAGGAGGTTAGGAAACATGAGTACGTAAACCAGTAGCTAT from Picosynechococcus sp. PCC 7002 encodes:
- a CDS encoding DUF1636 family protein, whose protein sequence is MTAAALHQLIVCEACTWPTAAIDHPTDENANCLTGADLLAALQALHQRWPYRDQLSLKTTSCLCICDNPCAIAFVGRQKPSFLFGDLDPETTAADLLTAAALYVESEDGMVPLYQLPKSLRPHRIARLPPAP
- a CDS encoding ABC transporter substrate-binding protein — its product is MQGWYLGRRIQGWLKLWLIGLVSLCLVVACQPSPPPSQDVTADCVTVSHSAGETCIPKTFERLVTLDSVSFEYAIAADLQPVGTTLSNFQTALPALQTDVANIGQSGEPSLEEILKLDPDLLVGLDFHGAIYPQLSQIAPTFLLNFEHSGLWKPIFQNFGEALGKTDVVAEKLAAYNQRVQELQNRLGDRRQDLQISVIRLYPDSITMYLQDSFCGTILQDVGLSRPPAQAVDAETAQAQFGNPIQAVLSEELLSEVDGDVIFVWTGENTATANAEAQEKLADLQKNPLWNQLQAVQKGQVYQVPSYWIGSGPVAAEAILDDLFTHLTDFFTETTTETTKL
- a CDS encoding TonB-dependent siderophore receptor; protein product: MHYWYRLLGFTGGVALFWAAQELSAVAASPQPSDATAVSAPMTLTQATTIITDVAIATEGDQVELQFTATAPLENATVIQRAATTEITIPNANVTQAEVLQEFAPESGLEQIEIRNQADNSVQILIRNGDRQIQTQLITTATGLTLNIEPVLVSTDEDNIEAFELVVTDAEQPYNPRSATTATGLETDLRDIPQSVEVIPQAVLQDRNVTELGEALETSGSIVSSGGRGTSVFGPGFLIRGFAAEESVFLDGIETFSLAALDTNDIERVEVLKGPASVLFGQGDPGGVINLVSKEPLAEPFFGIDAAIGSFANYRGNLDLSDALTENGAARYRLNFSYSNFGSFRDLVDGERVVVSPRLSFDLSEATSLDVYGQYAYTRETIDEGIPFTASGPVDVPRSRFVGEDFGEFSEKRFNLGYDLNHEVNENFSLKHQLQFLQYRPRRYAPLYTFFDETTGNVDRLEYFAGGSYQRFFTNIEAIAKFETGGIKHQVLGGVEYRNTLEQPEFQFSNDYTPINVFDPVYTGVPYAIAPEFFRDDTIKTVGVYIQDQIEFSPQFKALAGLRYDFVEQLRSTQDLGGPRNEFFQSDEALSPRLGVVYQPIEPISLYASYSKSFEPTFGTSRDPDGMNFEPERGRQWEVGVKADLSDRLSFTAAAFDIRKQNVIVRDGAFNGFQTGEQTSRGLEFNLNGALTPGWNVTAAYTLLDAFVSKEDINPDIEGNQLPNVPQNQFSLWTTYDIQQGALEGLGFGLGFFYVGDRPGNIDNEFTLPSYFRTDAAIYYRRDNWRAQLNFENLFDTEYFTAADEFQFATPGAPFAVTAKFAVDF
- a CDS encoding helix-turn-helix transcriptional regulator → MTITLSQAEYWDLFQRIPNSQGATASYAFPSLWGQGLLREYHLREELDLAVENVALTETIALKHNERFHPIEYNFETIHHSGKTEHRYALYGTGLAPVETYTHHRDTTISSINIHMEAPLLRAWSGDVEGDCPCLKKILRSPEEKYYEVSRKQTAAMQMVIQQITQCPFEGLTQRLYLESKIWELTALILEDLTQAATAIPFADYSLKADDLERIHYAGKILQERLVNPPSLMELAREIGINDHKLKVGFRQVFKTTVFGYLHDQRIERSRQLLESGEMTVTGAASAVGFANRGHFAAAFRRKFGINPSLYARQRKL
- a CDS encoding DUF433 domain-containing protein, producing MVKPVSGAWVLLSLASGVTQQEILHDFPHLTEQNILACLSPAADREQRTMTIVVRSYFCKI
- a CDS encoding cytochrome P450, which produces MTSPSELPLPPGKFGLPVIGETIEFFTDRNFQKKRLEKYGDVFKTSIFTKPTVVMVGAEANEVLFRNENKYVKATWPKSTRILLGADSLATQEGGIHSSRRRIIFQAFQPRALESYIPTIEKITQRYLTQWEQKQEFAWYDELRKYTFDVASTLFIGKDGGAETPLANLFEEWVKGLFSLPINLPWTAFGKAMKCRRKLLRELEMIIGDRLKTYDANAEPTDALDLLIRAKDEDGNSLSIDELKDQILLLLFAGHETLTSSLVSFGLLVGQHRDVFEKIRAEQDALDIGNGLDMAVLQQMTYLDQVFKEVLRLVPPVGGGFREVINTFEYKNFQIPQGWAVQYQIAQTHKDEALYPDHEKFDPERFSPERLADKQKKFGFIPFGGGMRECIGKEFARLEAKILASMLARDYDWELLPDQDLSMQVIPTPLPKDGLQIRFYRRQESSSTTA
- a CDS encoding ABC transporter ATP-binding protein is translated as MNTATSYQFLRTYLKSQQTPLFVLAIALLGSIGLQVVNPQIIRFFIDTAVDGGSQRLLLGAALTFIGFTVVQQLLAIASTYYSETIAWKVTNRLRLNLVEHCLKLDLDFHRRYSPGSLVEQVDGDVEQLSHFFSQFVLQVLGNGLLVVGILSVVWWENALAGISLSLFSLGVLGILGLLQRVAIGPWGQYRQASAEFYGMVAEYLGGLADLQANGATDYVRQRFYRFIRRWRRTYHRARWTSTLLWGGTVGLFTGGNVLALGIGTYLWSQQAITIGTIYLLYYYASLLQEPIERIREELEQFQQAIASLQRIQTLLQQPQPKPPSTIIALSNAAPSVEFQGVWFRYSTGDYALRDLSFQLPPGQVLGLLGHTGSGKSTLMRLLLRLHTIERGQICLGGVDLNHLCAQQLTQQIGFVTQDVQLFQATVRQNLTFFNPHIDDQDIFTTLEELGLGPWFAKLPQGLDTELGADSSTLSAGEAQLLALARVFLRDPRLVILDEVSSRLDPMTEKLLERAIRRLLKGRTGIIIAHRLETVAQVDKILILNQGQCLEYGDRQNLAANPDSHYARLLGLNQTL
- a CDS encoding SH3 domain-containing protein — protein: MGAKAEDIYYIKFYKDAAGRMHGKVTRDYGGSEVVFELGLISWAPETVQLARQTKQQFGNVMGAHFNIHGLQKRTSLGIQNFMQIHRGFALHAPIWGEGPLQHNGFIDPNGHGCVRVTEHQRLYDLAKSLEGYLAYGQGLPILVDYSVFIDTDAVVPSTIQSLLPANLPTWCAINVSADGGLGRVRVEPSTDSMIVQELARDAKVRVEEKVMGENVNNLTDWYFVTFTLGGPQAGYIHASLLDCTR